CACGCCCCCAGAAGTCGTAGAAATTAAACCAGTTGTAGGGTGCGTGACGGGCATAGTGCTCCAATCTGTCCGCATAGCGCTGGGTCCAGGATTGCAACATCTCCTCCCGACGTCCCCGTTCAAGTTCCACCCGATCGGTAAAATGCTCCATACGGATCTGATAGCGGTTTCCCCCTAGGTAGAGTCCGAAGAAGAGAAATACCGGACACTTCATGATCGAGGCAAGCAGCATCGGGCCCTGGGGAAAGGTGGTCTCCCGGCCGAGAAACTGGCACTGCACGGTTTTGTTGGGATCGGTGACCCGGTCACCCAGCAGACCGAGGATGCCGCCCTGATCGACCACCTCCTGGGCTTTGATCAGGGTATCCGGTCGGCCCAGCTCGATGATGCTGTCGACGAGCGATGGGTTCAGCTCGGAGAAGACCTGCATCATCATCTCGTTGTGTTGAGGATACATGAGGATCTTCAGCGGCAGTTCCCGTTTTGTGATGGCCGTGGCGCGAAGAATCTCAAAACTGCCAAGATGGGAGCCGAGCAGAATACAGCCCTGATTGGCGTCCAGATGTTGGGCGATCAGCTTGTGGTTGTGGATCTCCAGATCGAAGTAGTCATAGCGATCCGCCATCAGGAATACCCGGTCCAGGATGGTGGCTGAGAAGGTGTGTATGTGTTTGGCGTTATCGAGCAGGTTGGCAGGGCGGTCCAGGGTAAGATTGAGGTAATCGGTCGAGGCACGCCGCTGGGTGGATCCGGTGATCAGGAAGTAGAGGGTGATCGGGTAGAGAATCAGGCGAGCGGTGAATCTCCCCAGATTCAAGGCAATCCAGAGAATCAGATGGAGCGCACCTGTGGTGCCCCGTTCAACCTGTCCCTGCCATCGTCTGCTCAAAGATTTGATCCACTCTCAATATAGGCCAGCTTGCCGGCTGTTATTGTTTGATCATCGACCACACACTCAAAGCTGATCTGGCCGGGTTTCACTCCAGCGCGTAGCTCAAAGCCCTGTTCAGGCAGCAACGGCTGCATGAATTTGGCCGTGATGATTTCATTGATGCTGAACTCGGGTAGATGGTGTTCAAGCAGCTCGATGACCCGGTCCAGGATCAAGGTTCCCGGAACGATGGGATTGCCTGGAAAATGGCCGGCCAGACAGGGGTGATCATTGGCAAAGGGTTCTGCTGTTTTGCACCACACAGTCAGCGATTATCCACGATGTACTGGGTCAATTTGGATAGGGAAGAGAAGATTTCGGTCAGATTCTCATCGTCTGCTTTTAATTGAATGCCGTATTTCTGTTTGATACCCAGTGAAAGTTCCAGTGCGTCAATCGAGTCGAGTCCGAGGCCGTCTCTGAACAGGGGCGCTTCTGATTCAATCTCCTCAGCAGTTACGTCTTCCAGGTTGAGGGTCTCAACGATCAGCTGAGCAACTTCGAGTTCGGTTGGTGATGCACTTTCCATCTATCTGTCTATCCGGTGAAATTAGCTAAAAAAGTTGTTGGCGGAGCAGTGTCTGCGGCAGCAGCCCCTTGAATTCCTATATATTACCGAAAAAACCCAGGATACAACCACTATTCTTTATGGAATCTCTCAATCATTGCGAACCAAACAGTCAGTCGATTGGAATGTGGCAATGGAATTTCTTTAATCTGGGTTTTTCGTTTCTGCCGGATGGATACACTTTCAATCGGTTCGTCTGCACGGCATCTGGATCAGGCCATCCTCCCTTGTCGGGTTGATCCGCTTTACTGAACGCTTTTTTCTGGCACACTCTGTGCGATGAAATATCTTGATCTGCCAAACGCACCTGTTGAATCAGCCGATATCCTTATTCTGCCGGTTCCCTATGAGCGGACTGTCACCTACCAGGGAGGTACAGGCCAGGGACCCGCAGCGATTCTCGATGCCAGCAGCCAACTGGAGTTTTATGAAGAGGATGCGGGCTGGTGTCCAAGCCGCCATCTCAAGTCCACGGTGCTGCCATCGGTATGCTTGGATGCAGCAACGGAATCAGAGTTCCATCAACAGCTGTTCCAAACGGTGCAGGAGTTGCCACGGGAGAATCTTTTGATTGCGCTTGGCGGGGAGCACTCGATCACCCCGGAGTTGGTCTATGCCCGGATGCCTGAGGGGGGCACCATCGTACAGATTGACGCCCATGCGGACCTGAGGCCGAGTTACCATGGCTCGGTCTATAACCACGCCTGTCCCATGTACCGGCTCTGGCAGAAGGGTTACTCACTGTTGCAGATCGGTATCCGTTCGCTGCATGAGAGTGAAGCGGAGCTGATCGACAAACAGAGCCGGATCACCAGCTATTTCGACCGACAGCTGTTGCAGTCGGAGGTCTGGCAGGAGCTGCTTGAGCGACTGGCATCGCTGCAAGGTCTGGTCTGGCTGACCATCGATCTGGATGGATTCGATCCGGGGCTGATATCCGGAGTCGGCACACCACAACCAGGGGGGCTGGGCTGGCACCAGGGTGTGACCATTCTGCAAACCCTGTTGAGCAACCCGTCAGTTGAGCTGGCCGGTATGGATATCGTCGAGCTGGTGCCGGAAGCGAACAGAGTCTCGGATATGCTGGCCGCCAAGCTGCTGCAGAAAGGTATCTCCTTCTGGGGTATCAGCCGAGGATTCAATCAACACCCTGAAACGGGTTCTCAGATCGGAGTGGTCGATGAGTAGTAACCATTGGCATCAGCAACAGGCGGAAGCGCTCTACCAGCTCAACCAGTGGGGGAGTGGCTTTTTCACTATTAACGATCAGGGCCACGCGGAGGCGATCACCGACGGTGTTCACCGGATCGATCTGAAAAAACTCTGTGAAGAGCTGGCGGAACAGCAGCTCAAGCCACCGTTGCTGTTACGCTTTTCGGATATGTTGAAACGGCGTATGGATCAGATCAGTAAACGTTTCGATATCGCCATCAACCAGGCGGAATACAGCGGGCGATACTATGGGGTCTATCCGATTAAGGTGAATCAGCAGCGACAGGTCGTGGAGGAGATTGTCGAGTTCGGTGCGGACTACCATTGGGGCCTGGAAGCCGGCTCCAAACCCGAGCTGCACGCCACCCTGGCAATGCTCGAGGATGTGGAGGGGCTGATCATCTGCAACGGCTACAAGGACCAGGAGTTTGTCGATCTGGCGATGATCGGTCTGAAGATGGGCAAGCGGGTCTTTGTGGTGGTGGAAAAGCCCAATGAGCTCGAACTGATTCTCGATGCGGCAGCCCGATTCGAGGTGAAGCCGCTGATCGGACTGCGCTGTCGGATGGCGACCACCAGTAATGGCTTGTGGCACGACTCCGGTGGTGATCACTCAAAGTTCGGCCTCTCACCCCGGGAACTGCTGGAGGCGGTCAGCCGACTCAAACAGCTCGATAAACTCGATTCCCTGCGGCTGCTGCACTTCCACATCGGCAGCCAGGTGCCGCAGATCCGCTATATCAAGGAGGCGATGCAGGAGGCAGCCCGTTACTTTGTCGAAGTGCGCCAGTTGGGCGCGCCCATCGAGTTCATGGACGTGGGGGGTGGATTGGGCGTCAACTATGACGGCAACATCTCCGGCAGTAACTCCTCGGTTGACTACAGCCTGCAGGAGTACGCCAACGATGTGGTGATGGCGTTGAAAAACGTCTGCGATGAGTCGGACCTGCCCTATCCCCATATCATCTCGGAATCGGGTCGCGCCCTGGTGGCCCATCATGCGGTAATGATCGTCGACGTGATCGGCATCACCCGGCGCATAAACGACACCGCGCCGAGAGAGCCTGATGAGGGCAGCCCGGTTCAGCTCCGCCAGCTGTGGGATACCCTGGCCGGATTTGATGAGCTTCTGGCGCGGGAGGCGCTGCACGATGTGACCGCCTATCGGGAGGATATCAACAAGTTGTTTGCCCTGGGACATGCCACACTCTCGGATCGTGCCCATGCGGACGATCTCTATTGGCGGATCATCAGCAAAATCATGACAGCGTTGGATGAGTCGGAGCTGATTCAACTGGAACCCGGGTTGAACTCGAAGATGGCCGATCGCTACTTCTGCAATTTCTCCGTGTTTCAATCCCTGCCGGACAGCTGGGCGATCAATCAGGTGTTTCCGGTGATGCCGATCCACCGGCTCGACGAAGAGCCGGACCGCCAGGCGATACTGGTGGACATCACCTGCGATTCCGATGGCAAGATCGAGGATTTTCCATTGCAAAACGGCATCTCCCCGACTCTGCCGCTACACACCGAGCGGCCCGGGGAGTCCTATCTGCTTGGGATCTTCCTCACCGGTGCCTACCAGGAGATCCTGGGTGATCTGCACAACCTGTTTGGCGATACCCATGCGGTGCATATCCGCATGGACGGTGATCACTATGAGCTTGAGCAGGTGGTGACGGGGGAGTCGGTGGCGGAAGTGCTCGACTATGTCCAGTTCCATGAAAAAGTGCTGCTCGACCGAATGCGTCGTCAACTCCAGGAGGCCCGCCTGCAGGGGCGCATCTCGGCCCGTGAGGCGAACCGTTTTCTACGCTGCTATCAGGAGGGATTGCAGGGCTATACCTACCTGGAGGATGAGTCCCCCGGGGCGGTTTGAACCCTCGCTGCAGGCAGGCTCAAGGCGGCGGAAAGTGAACTATTGGGTCGCCAGGTTAATGGTGACGCCGCTGGTGGGTGGCGGGTGAATGGTATGACCGCAGTTCGCAGGGGCGTTTCCTGCTCAGTTCCCGAACCTCTCTGTGGGTCAGGCCCGGGTGGTTTTTAAGCTGATAGCCTGCAAAATGGAGTTGCAGAATTGCTTCCTGAAGGCTGTTGCGCAGTGAGGAGTTGCTCGAGTCCATGTGTTGCGCCAGCTCTTTCAACGGGATCTCCACATGGCTGCCGCGTACGGCCACAGGCAGTTGCAGCCTTGAAGCCAGGTTCAGCAAGGGATCCAGAGGCGCCACATCCGCCATCTCATGGTGGTGAGCTTTGCCGCTGTAGACCAGTTCCACATCCTTGGGAATGACCTTCAACTGATCCTCGTAGTGGGATGTCAGCTCTTCACTGACATGGGACTCGCCGTTGATCACACCGCGGATGATCTGGGTGATATCCCGGGCAGTGCGACAGCAGGGTTTGTGGGCCAGGATTGCCGCCATCAACCGCCGCTGTTCATTGCTCAGATTCGCTGCCTGATAGCCTGACATATTGAACTGACGCTGGTCGGAGAGGTTACGCAACAGGGCTTCCGTATAGGCGCTATAGCGGGATGTATAGTGAAACAGCTCTTCCGCGCAGCCACCCCAGCCGGGATGACACTCGGGATAGAACAGCCCATCGACATATTTTGCCTGACTAATCATGGTCATACGTATAAGACCTCGATTGAAGTTAAGACTGTGGCAATTGCAATCACTTCTAATGCAAGGATAGAAGGAAAAACAGGTTAGTTAAGGAAGAGTGAAAAACTCCAGTATGGAGAGAGAGTTAGAGTCGCTCTTGTACGCAAGATCCTGGCCAGATCAGGGCAAACCGCAGGCTGTGAAATCCCTGGCAGGCGCCAGGCGCGGTGCAAAGTTTCGGCAGCGCTTCAGGTGAATTTGATAACTATATGATTTATAGTTAAGTTTTTATTTTTCATGGTCGGCTTTGCGGCGGGTGGCATGCACAGGGTGCGGTTGGCAGCACTTCCCGCTATGCCCGAGGTCAAAAAACTCATCGCAAATTGTCTGCCAAGTGAATATTAGGCTACTTTACTGAATGGATCTCCTTTAGAATGCCAGCTTCAGTCAGACAGTCATATCGGATCCGAAATCATTATGAAAAGGATCGCTCATTTTCTGCAGTCACATGATCAGGACAAACTGTAGTAGCAGGGTTAGATGAACGAAATTATTTACAAGATAAAGAACTATATCCGCTCAGCCTGGCGTTTCCGCTGGCAGGCGATTGCCGTTTCCTGGATTGTGGCGCTGATCGGCTGGGCCGTGGTCTTTTCGATGCCCTCGAAATATGAGTCGGAAGCCAAGGTCTATGTGGATACGGAGAGCGTGCTGCGTCCGCTGCTGCAGGGATTGGCTGTACAGAACGACATGAACCAGCGTCTGCATCTGATGACCCGCACTCTGCTGAGTCATGAGAATCTGAAAAAGCTGCTGATGCTGACCGACATGGATCACAAGGCCTCTTCCCGTGAGGAGGAAGAGAAGCTGATCGACTGGTTGAGACAAACCATCGTGGTCGATGTCAATCGCCGCACCATTCCCGGCACCCGGGAGACAGAGAACTTCTACACCATTGCCTTCGAATACGACGACCGCTTCA
This portion of the Candidatus Thiodiazotropha endoloripes genome encodes:
- the speB gene encoding agmatinase, which encodes MKYLDLPNAPVESADILILPVPYERTVTYQGGTGQGPAAILDASSQLEFYEEDAGWCPSRHLKSTVLPSVCLDAATESEFHQQLFQTVQELPRENLLIALGGEHSITPELVYARMPEGGTIVQIDAHADLRPSYHGSVYNHACPMYRLWQKGYSLLQIGIRSLHESEAELIDKQSRITSYFDRQLLQSEVWQELLERLASLQGLVWLTIDLDGFDPGLISGVGTPQPGGLGWHQGVTILQTLLSNPSVELAGMDIVELVPEANRVSDMLAAKLLQKGISFWGISRGFNQHPETGSQIGVVDE
- the speA gene encoding biosynthetic arginine decarboxylase, whose translation is MSSNHWHQQQAEALYQLNQWGSGFFTINDQGHAEAITDGVHRIDLKKLCEELAEQQLKPPLLLRFSDMLKRRMDQISKRFDIAINQAEYSGRYYGVYPIKVNQQRQVVEEIVEFGADYHWGLEAGSKPELHATLAMLEDVEGLIICNGYKDQEFVDLAMIGLKMGKRVFVVVEKPNELELILDAAARFEVKPLIGLRCRMATTSNGLWHDSGGDHSKFGLSPRELLEAVSRLKQLDKLDSLRLLHFHIGSQVPQIRYIKEAMQEAARYFVEVRQLGAPIEFMDVGGGLGVNYDGNISGSNSSVDYSLQEYANDVVMALKNVCDESDLPYPHIISESGRALVAHHAVMIVDVIGITRRINDTAPREPDEGSPVQLRQLWDTLAGFDELLAREALHDVTAYREDINKLFALGHATLSDRAHADDLYWRIISKIMTALDESELIQLEPGLNSKMADRYFCNFSVFQSLPDSWAINQVFPVMPIHRLDEEPDRQAILVDITCDSDGKIEDFPLQNGISPTLPLHTERPGESYLLGIFLTGAYQEILGDLHNLFGDTHAVHIRMDGDHYELEQVVTGESVAEVLDYVQFHEKVLLDRMRRQLQEARLQGRISAREANRFLRCYQEGLQGYTYLEDESPGAV
- a CDS encoding phosphopantetheine-binding protein; this translates as MESASPTELEVAQLIVETLNLEDVTAEEIESEAPLFRDGLGLDSIDALELSLGIKQKYGIQLKADDENLTEIFSSLSKLTQYIVDNR
- a CDS encoding lipid A biosynthesis acyltransferase, translating into MSRRWQGQVERGTTGALHLILWIALNLGRFTARLILYPITLYFLITGSTQRRASTDYLNLTLDRPANLLDNAKHIHTFSATILDRVFLMADRYDYFDLEIHNHKLIAQHLDANQGCILLGSHLGSFEILRATAITKRELPLKILMYPQHNEMMMQVFSELNPSLVDSIIELGRPDTLIKAQEVVDQGGILGLLGDRVTDPNKTVQCQFLGRETTFPQGPMLLASIMKCPVFLFFGLYLGGNRYQIRMEHFTDRVELERGRREEMLQSWTQRYADRLEHYARHAPYNWFNFYDFWGRDDASE